CACCCAAATCCTCCAGCAGTGTTTCCGCGCGCTCGAGTGCTTTCGGGTCGGGCATTTCGAGCCAGGGGAAGCCGTGGATGTCATCGATGCCGGCGGCCTTGAGCGTCAGCACGACCTCGGCGAGGTCGAGGCGCTTAACCTCGGGCAATTCCTGGAGCGGACGCTGCGCGTGCTCGCGCTCGGTCCACAGTCGCAAGCACACGCCCGGCGCGGTGCGGCCGGCGCGGCCGGCGCGTTGGTCGGAGGACGCAACCGAGATTTTCTCGATGAGGAGCGTGTTGATGCCGCGATGCGGATCGTAGCGCGCGACGCGTGCGAGGCCGCTGTCGATCACCGCGGCGACACCGTCGATCGTGAGCGAGGTTTCGGCGACGTTCGTCGAGACGATGATCTTGCGCGCGTCGTAGCGCGCCACGGCGCGATCCTGCGCGTCGGGCGGCAGCTCGCCGTGCAACGGGAAACACGCGAAGCCGCGCAACGCGTGCGAGCCTTGGATTTCCTGCACGGTGCGGCCGATCTCGAATGCGCCCGGCATGAACACCAGCAGATCGCCGGTCGTCTGCGCCGCGATGCGTTCGCACTCGCGCGCGGCGACAGCCCAGACGGGATCGTGCTCGAAGTTGACCGCTTTGGGCAGGTATTCGATGCGCACGGGGAACGTGCGACCTTGCGAGGTGAGCACGTCGCAGGGCGCGAGGTAGTCCTTCAGCAGCGCGGCGTCGAGTGTCGCGGACATGACGACGAGCTTCAGGTCGGGCCGGCGCGTTTGCTGGATCTGGATCGCGCGCGCGAGCGAGATGTCGCCGTAGAGGTGGCGCTCGTGGAATTCGTCGAACACGATCGCGCTGACGCCGCGCAGCGTGGGATCGAAGGACATCTGCCGGAGCAAAATGCCTTCGGTGACGAAGCGGATGCGCGTCGCGTCGCTCACGCGCGAGTCGAGGCGGATTTGGTAGCCGACGACGTCACCGAGCCGCGCGCCGACTTCCTCAGCCACGCGTTTTGCGAGCATGCGCGCGGCGAGCCGGCGGGGCTGGAGCACGACCACCTCGCCCCGCTGGCCGAGCAGACCGTGCTCGAGCAGCATCTGCGGGACCTGCGTGGACTTGCCGGAACCGGTAGGTGCCTGGACGATCAGGCGACCTTGCGCGCGCAGCGAGTCGACGAGTTTTTGCTCGAGTTCGTAGATGGGCAGCTGGCGCGGATCGGGCATGAAGCGGCACGATTGAGCGCCGCGCCCCGGCGAGCGCAAGGCGGATGCGCGGTAACCCGCGATTGACGCGCCCGGGGCGCCTCACGCAAATTTCCACCGGGCCACCTCATGTTCGCACGTCCGTGGATTCTCCGCCCTGCAACCTTAACGCTCACTCTGCTCGCCGCCTGCTTCCCGCTGTCCAGCGCGGCCGGCCTGCGTGATGGCCTGACGGCGACGGAAGCCCGCCAGCTGCAACGCGAGGCGCGCCTCGTCTTCGAGCTGCTGCAGAACCACCACTACTCGGGCCGCGCCTTCCTCGAACTCAAGAACCAGGACCTGCTCCGCGGCTTCCTCAACGAACTCGATCCCGACGGCAGCTTCCTGCTCGAGTCGGACGGCGAGTTCATCTTCCGCCGCTTCGGCCAGACGTTGAAATCGGTCTACCTCGCCCGCGGCGACCTCCAGCCCGCATTCGAGATTTTCGATCTTTACCAGGAGCGAGTCGCGGCGCGCGTGGACTGGATCGCCACCCGCGTCACCCAACCGCTCGACCTCACGCTCGACGGAGAGCGCGACGAGCAAGCCGCGAAGCATCCGCCGAAGACCGCCGCCGAGGCCGACGCGCGCTGGGAGCTGCGCCTCAAGGACGAGATCCTCGACGAGATCGTCGCCGGCCGGACGCCCGACGAGGCGAAGACCGAGCTCACGCGGCGCTACCGGGAGTTCCAGCGCAACGTCGCCGGCATAGATCCCTTGCTGGTGCGCGAGCGGTTCTTCGACTCCGTGATCCGCACCTACGATCCCCACAGCGGCTACTTTTCGGCCGACTCCGCCGGAGAGTTCGCAGTGACGATGGGCCGGACACTGGCCGGCATCGGCCTGCGACTCGGCAAGCGCGAAGGTCGCTGCGTCGTCGAACGCGTCGACGCCGGCGGTCCGGCCGACCTGCACTCCCCGCTCGAACCCGGCGACACGGTCCTCGCCCTCGCCGATCCTGACGGCGCTTGGCAGGATGTCGCGTCACTCCGCTTGCAGGACATCGTCCGCCGCGTCCGCGGCTCCGCCGGCACGACCCTGCGCCTCGCCTACGCTCCCGGCGGCGGCAACGAGCGTCGCGAGATCACCCTTACGCGGGCCGAGATCGTCTCGCCCCGCGACCGCGCCTCCGGCGCCGTGCTTGAAGTGCCGGCCGACGGAACTGTTTCCCGCCGCGTCGGCTGGATCCGGCTCCCGGCGTTTTACGCCGCAGGCCGCGACACCGACGCCACCAGCGCGACGCGCGACGTCCGCGAGCTCCTGGCCGCGATGGATCTCGCGAAACTCGACGGCCTCGTCCTCGACTTGCGCGAAAATCCCGGTGGCGCGCTCACCGAAGCGGTAGGCTTGAGCGGACTCTTCCTGCCACCGAGCTCCGTGGTCATGCACACCCGGCAGGCTGGAGCCCAACCCGAGACCCTACGCACCGCGGCGGACGCCGCGCCGCTCTACACCGGCCCCCTCGTCGTGCTGACATCAGCGCAAAGCGCGTCCGCCAGCGAAGTCTTCGCGGGCGCCCTGAAATTCCACCACCGCGCCCTCATCGCCGGCGCCGCTTCCACCTACGGCAAGGGCACGGTGCAAAACTACATCGAGCTCGCCGCCGCCGCGCGCCTGCCCAAGGCCGAAACCGCCAGCTGGGGCACGCTGCGCCTCACCGCCCAACGATTCTACCTGCCCGACGGCGCGACGGTGCAGCGCACGGGCGTCACGGCCGACCTCGAGTTTCCCGGTCCGGGCGGCGAGTCCCCGCCCCGCGAGGCAGACCTGCCGGGTGCGCTGGCCAACGAGCCCACTCCGATCGCGCCTCCGGTCACTCCCGCTGTCGCCGCGGGCAAGGGGCAATTGGACGCCGCGCTGTTCACCGCGCTCCGCGCCCGCTGGGAGCGGGACGAGAAGGAGCTGCCCGAATGGTCGCTGTGGAAACGCGAGAGTGCGCTGCGGGACCGCCAGCGCACCGAGAAACACCCGCTGCAGCAAGCCGCGCGCGAAGCGTCGCATCAGGAGGAAACCACGGCGCGTGAGGAATTGCGCCGCGAGCGACGCAAGTTGACTGCTGTCGCCGCGTGGCCGGGCACCGCCTGCAATCTCCAGGCGGTCACGAGCGCACTCGAGCAGAGCGACCGGGCGCTGCGCGCGGTCGACGCCCAGGCCGCACCCGGCGTGGTCATCGTCGAGACCGAGCAGCACCGGCTCCGGAAACTGCGGGCCGGCACGGTCGATTTCACCCGCTTTTCCGGCGATGCCGCCGCGCTCGCGCAGGCCTTTTCCCGCAGCGCCGGGAAGACCGCGGATCCCGAGGCGGTGCGCGCCTTACTCTGTGACTTCAGTCTCCAGCGCGAGCGTCACGCCGCGGCGTGGCAGGCCTGCGCGCGGCGTCATTTCCCCGCCGACCAGTGGACCGACGACGAGCTGGCCCACGGACTCGCGGCGCTCCTCGGCGCCCTCCCCGCGATCGACCCGGAGCTGGCGCGCGAGCACGCCGCCCTCGACGTGCCGCTGCGCGAGGCGCTCCGCCTCGCCGCCGAATGGGCCGGCCATCCGCAATCGTGATTTCCTTTCCAGCTTTCCGCATGAAGAAGTTCCTGTTCCCCGTCGCGGCCGCCCTCTGGGCGTTGTCCGCCCTGGCCGAAAACCCGCCCGCGCCGACCGCGCCGGCAGCGCCCAGCCCGACCGTCGCCGAGCAGGACGACGACGCCCCCGCCCCGGCCGCGCCGAAGCCCGACCCCGCCGCCGCACAATACTGGCAGGCCATCAAGCTGCTCGGCAGCAAGAAGCCCGCCGAGCAGGAAGCCGGGCGCACCGCGCTGCAGGCGGCGGCGGACCTCGAGTATCTGCACGCCCAGGTCCAGCTCGCCCAGTGCCACCTCACCGGCGGCTATGGATTCAAGAAGGACGAGCGTCGTGCGATCAACCTCCTCCGTCTCGCCGCCGAGCGCGGCAGCGGATTCGCCCAGGTCAGCCTCGGCGCCTGCTACGCGAGCGGCACCGGCATCCGGACCGACGAGACCAAGGCCGCCGAGTGGCTCCGCGCGGCCCTCGCCCCGGCGGCGGACTTCTCGCGGCCGACGCCGCCCGCCGACTTCGAGTTCGCCGCCGACACCGAGACGGACGGCGTGGTGGGCCAGCAGGCCGCCGATCCCGCGAATGGCGCGCGCGCCTCCGCCCACTTCCTGCTGGGCGTGTTGCTGGCCAAGGGCAAGAAGGACGCGGAAGCCCAGGAGCACTTCGTCGCTGCCGCCAGCGCGGGTCCCGACGGGCGCGACGGCGTCTTCCAGGCCGCGGTGACCGCCGCGCTCAATTTCGCCTTCGGCCACGGCACGCCGCGCGATCTCGACAAGGCGCACGCCATGCTCGAACGCAGCCGCCATCTCACCGCCCGGCTCGGCGTGAACCTCATCCACAACTACTCCACGCTGAAACTCGTCGACGAGTTCGCCATCGCCGACCTCGAGCAGGACGCCGACGCCGCAGCCCGGCGCGTCGAGACCGGCCTGCAATTCAAGATCGCCGCGCAGTTCGCAGACAAGAAATCGAAGGACTACAACCCGGCCGAAGCCGCCCGCTGGTATGAGCTCGCGGCGCAGAACGGCGAGGGCTGGGCCATGGTCCAGCTCGCCTTCCTCCACGCGGACGGCAGCCTCGGCAAGACGGACCTGACCAAGGCCTTCGAGTGGCTCGAAAAGGCCGGCAGCGGCGACAAGCCGAAGGACTTCCTCGGCGCCGCCAACCTCGCGCTCTGCTATGCCAATGGCATCGGCACGACCAAGGACTCGGCGAAGGCCGGCGCGATCTTCCAAAAGCTCAAGGAGAACGACCTCGTCTGCCACCTCGGCTCCATCGGCCAGGCGCCCACGGCGCTCATCACGCGCGACCAGCTGATCGCACTCATGCAGACCTGGGCGAAGAAGAAGAGCGATCCGCACGCCCAGTTCCTCTGGGGCCTGCTCCTTATGGACGCTCGCTACGAGCACGCGGATTTCGACGACGGCCTGCGCTGGATCAAGAAAGGCGCCAAGGCGAAGGACGGTCCTGCCCTGCGCCAGCTCGGCTACCTGCACGAGCGACTGTATTGGCGCCTCGGCGAGACCCGCGAACAGGGATTGAAGGAAGCCGCGGAGTGCTACCGCCAAGCAACCGAGGCGAACGATGTGCCGGGCATGAACAACTATGCGCTCCTCCTCAGCGACGGCCTCGGCGTGCCGCGCGACACCGAGCGCGCAGAGACGCTTTACCTGCGCGCCCTCCAGTTGCTCCCCGACTACACTGCCGCCCACAACAATCTCGCGGTGCTCTACCGCTCGCGCCTGAACACGATGCAGACCCCGGGCCAAGCCGAGCAACGCGCGGCGCTGGTGGCCAAGGTGCTGGAGCACTTCGAGGCCGCGGCGGCGGGCAGCGAGGCCGTGGCAGCCAAGAACCTCGGCGACATTTATCGCGAGGGTGAAATCGCGCCACGAGACTACCGGCGCGCCTACGGCTATTACGAGCAGGCCGCAGGCCTCGGCTTGCCGATGGTGCACCTAACCCTCGGCGATATGCACGAGCTCGGCCAAGGCGTCCCGGTCACGCTCACCGAGGCGGCCTATCACTACCGCTTGGCGGCGCTGGCCGGCAATTTCGAGGCGCTCCGCCGCCTGGTGAATTTCTACATCGAGGGCCGCGGCGTGTCCACCGACCTCGACCGCGCCATGTTCTGGCTCCGCCGGCTGGCGTTATTCCATCCCGGCGCCCTCCCGACCGCCTGTGACATCCTCATCCACAAAGGGGATTTCGAGAACGCGCTCAAGATCCTGCGCCAATTGGCCAACAGCGACAACGATGTCCTCGCCGGCTACGCCAACAACCGCCTGTCCGAATGCTACCTCGCCGGCTGGGGCGTGAAGCCGAATCCCGCGAAGGCGAAGAAATATTTCGATGTCGCCGTAAAGAAGGGCGACAGCGAGGCACTCACCAAACTCGGCATGGACCTGATGAAGGACAAGAAGGCCGCCGAGGGCGTCGCGATGTTCGAACGCGCGGCGGCGAAATCGCGCGATGCGAATTTCTACCTCGGACAGCTCTACTATTTCGGCACCGACGTTCCCAAGGACGAAGCCAAGGCCCTCGCCTACCTGCACACCGCAGCGGAGCGCGGCCAAGCCGGAGCGCTGTATTTCCTCGCCGGTCTCACCTTCAACGGCGCCGCGGGGGCACCCAGCCTCGAGGAGGCGGTGCGGTTCGCCACGCAGGCAGAGTCTCTCGGCCATCCGAAGGCGGCCGCGCTCCGCACGAGACTCGAACAGCGACTAAAGGAAAACGCCCGCCCCACCGAGCAATCCGCCCGAGCACGCGCATCTTGACTCCATCACCGCACGCGCGAGGCCGTTAGAAAGTCGCACGCCCGATGACCGACTGCATTGCGGGCCGGCCGACGGCCTGCGCCCATCTTCCTCGTCTAACGGCGCTTTCACCGGCAACGGCAAGAAACGCGCTGCGCAGGATTTGTTGTGAACAACCTGCGAGCAAGCGCGCGCTCAGAAGTTATTCACTGCATCGCCGCGGGCGCACAGGTGAGCAACTTGGTGGTAAGAACCGGTAGACTTCCGATGGGAGCGCGCGCACATTATCCGCGTTCCTTGATAGAACAGTCGCTGCGCAACGGCATGAAAAACCCGTTGAAGGCGCGGCTGGGATAATCCCGGGCAACCGGGGAAAGGGCGGCCGCAACTGGTGCGGTCCTCCCCTCCTCTGCGAATAGCGGAGCGCAGGCATATGTCACCAGTTCCTCTGGACGGTGTCGCAACCGATCCAGTTCTGCGACTAGGAACTGTGCGGCGAGGCGCGAAGTAGAAACCGCGTCCGAGCCGAGTCAGGTCCAAGGCCAGTTTCGGGCCTTGCACTGATGCAGTTACCCAGAGGGTTACGGCTGCTACTGCACGACCAGGACGCAGCGATCGTTTCGGGAGGGCGAAAGCACTCCAAAAGGCCCGGCCGACGCAATCGGCGGGGCGCGCAAAGAAGCGAGCGCGGCGTGGAGCGGCGCGGG
This window of the Candidatus Didemnitutus sp. genome carries:
- a CDS encoding PDZ domain-containing protein; translation: MFARPWILRPATLTLTLLAACFPLSSAAGLRDGLTATEARQLQREARLVFELLQNHHYSGRAFLELKNQDLLRGFLNELDPDGSFLLESDGEFIFRRFGQTLKSVYLARGDLQPAFEIFDLYQERVAARVDWIATRVTQPLDLTLDGERDEQAAKHPPKTAAEADARWELRLKDEILDEIVAGRTPDEAKTELTRRYREFQRNVAGIDPLLVRERFFDSVIRTYDPHSGYFSADSAGEFAVTMGRTLAGIGLRLGKREGRCVVERVDAGGPADLHSPLEPGDTVLALADPDGAWQDVASLRLQDIVRRVRGSAGTTLRLAYAPGGGNERREITLTRAEIVSPRDRASGAVLEVPADGTVSRRVGWIRLPAFYAAGRDTDATSATRDVRELLAAMDLAKLDGLVLDLRENPGGALTEAVGLSGLFLPPSSVVMHTRQAGAQPETLRTAADAAPLYTGPLVVLTSAQSASASEVFAGALKFHHRALIAGAASTYGKGTVQNYIELAAAARLPKAETASWGTLRLTAQRFYLPDGATVQRTGVTADLEFPGPGGESPPREADLPGALANEPTPIAPPVTPAVAAGKGQLDAALFTALRARWERDEKELPEWSLWKRESALRDRQRTEKHPLQQAAREASHQEETTAREELRRERRKLTAVAAWPGTACNLQAVTSALEQSDRALRAVDAQAAPGVVIVETEQHRLRKLRAGTVDFTRFSGDAAALAQAFSRSAGKTADPEAVRALLCDFSLQRERHAAAWQACARRHFPADQWTDDELAHGLAALLGALPAIDPELAREHAALDVPLREALRLAAEWAGHPQS
- a CDS encoding sel1 repeat family protein produces the protein MKKFLFPVAAALWALSALAENPPAPTAPAAPSPTVAEQDDDAPAPAAPKPDPAAAQYWQAIKLLGSKKPAEQEAGRTALQAAADLEYLHAQVQLAQCHLTGGYGFKKDERRAINLLRLAAERGSGFAQVSLGACYASGTGIRTDETKAAEWLRAALAPAADFSRPTPPADFEFAADTETDGVVGQQAADPANGARASAHFLLGVLLAKGKKDAEAQEHFVAAASAGPDGRDGVFQAAVTAALNFAFGHGTPRDLDKAHAMLERSRHLTARLGVNLIHNYSTLKLVDEFAIADLEQDADAAARRVETGLQFKIAAQFADKKSKDYNPAEAARWYELAAQNGEGWAMVQLAFLHADGSLGKTDLTKAFEWLEKAGSGDKPKDFLGAANLALCYANGIGTTKDSAKAGAIFQKLKENDLVCHLGSIGQAPTALITRDQLIALMQTWAKKKSDPHAQFLWGLLLMDARYEHADFDDGLRWIKKGAKAKDGPALRQLGYLHERLYWRLGETREQGLKEAAECYRQATEANDVPGMNNYALLLSDGLGVPRDTERAETLYLRALQLLPDYTAAHNNLAVLYRSRLNTMQTPGQAEQRAALVAKVLEHFEAAAAGSEAVAAKNLGDIYREGEIAPRDYRRAYGYYEQAAGLGLPMVHLTLGDMHELGQGVPVTLTEAAYHYRLAALAGNFEALRRLVNFYIEGRGVSTDLDRAMFWLRRLALFHPGALPTACDILIHKGDFENALKILRQLANSDNDVLAGYANNRLSECYLAGWGVKPNPAKAKKYFDVAVKKGDSEALTKLGMDLMKDKKAAEGVAMFERAAAKSRDANFYLGQLYYFGTDVPKDEAKALAYLHTAAERGQAGALYFLAGLTFNGAAGAPSLEEAVRFATQAESLGHPKAAALRTRLEQRLKENARPTEQSARARAS